A window of Etheostoma spectabile isolate EspeVRDwgs_2016 chromosome 24, UIUC_Espe_1.0, whole genome shotgun sequence genomic DNA:
CTTTGGCTTCCCTGCATGATGGCATTTTGATGAAATTAGTTCATGTTTTTGAAGTCACAGTCATGTGGCATATGGCATATTTATACATGATCTCACCTTTACACCCTCGCATTGACAAAACGGATAAAATGATCACTATGATGACAAATGGCACAATCCCAGCTGCAAAGTACATGTACACCCATAGATTTTCTCCGTGTCCAGGATATAAAGTCTTTGTTTCTGTAATAAAAAGAAGTTGGACTCAATTAAAATCAAGGATCACAATCAAATTAAGACCTGGGAAGCATGTGGACTAGCAACACAGCACTATGTATAAGATTTTCTTACTTGGGTCATTCCGTGTACCATTACTCTCACCATCACCTATAAAATATTACAGAATTAGGTTTTAATGATACAAAGATAGAAATTTTGTTATTGGCAGTTAGAAATATGAGCTGTACAGTGTGAACACAGGTTTCTCAGGTCACTTTAGTATAGACTAGAATTTAGATGTTGTtatcttcccgtcgaccatgcaatttttgtttttcttggtcaaaattaaaaatgtaaaccgtTTTTTCAACGTTTGGTCATCTTTTTCGATACTCTTGTTacgtgtttgtcactttttccaatgtttatctgtgttttcTTGACCTTTTCTTTAACGTTcttctattcatttttttctcaaatgctgtaaaattgaataaaacaccaaaattcaattaaagtagtgaactgtttatgtattttacttGTGAGGAATGTTGtggggaaccatccacgttattttttggacaatttatttgaaagaatcccaaatatatttgaaatagaactttttgaaaatgtgtcaaatttgagccgaggacaacaggagggttaaattaGTGAAAAAGGTCACACTCACCATGGACAGAGATGTTGACGTTAtgactcacactgcctccagcTCGACACTGATACTCACCTGAGTCGTTTCTGAGTATTTTTTGGAAGATCAAATACGACATCCCTTCTAACGGCTTTGAAAGAGTCCACTCCGTTTTAATATGACTGCTACTGCTGACATCGAAAGGGACAGGGACAATTTAGTTGTCTCATATTTAAACCAGGAGACTGTCGGTGGGGAATTGTTGCAGAAAGTAACTGGGCAGTCAATCCGAAGGTCTTCCCCAAGGAGAGCTTCATAAACCTTGCCGTGGTGTACTCTAATTTCTAATTCACAAGTTGAATCCTTACCTGCAaaaggaaaatgacaaaaaacgcGCAGATTAGGAAAGATTGGACCATTTATCCATGCTTGCCGGAAAGTCTAAAACCAGTTGGCGATGACATAATCAGAAAGCAGCTAAATGATGTCCACCATTTTCAAAATCAGTCTAGGATCTAGACAGAAAGTAACGAGATCACGGATGAAGTTTTTAatgctgcagctgctgttgAATTCTTACCTGCAAACGGAAAATGACACAAAGCACATACAGCATGGGTCAATTCAtctttagtttacagtttatTATAATGGAGCAATTAAATCTGATACCAGCTAATGATGAAAGAATATGACATTAGACACCGAAAACAGTGTAGCACTATATATtgtacaataaaatgttttttttttaatcatggttTCTGCAGATTACCAAGTTAAAGGCCTTTTCAATACCACATAAGATACAATTTCATACCTGTTTGGGACAAACCGGCCAAAATAACTCATTTATATCCCATTTCTTTTAGTACTTTTCAGCAGCGAATGACAATAATTCCCAATGATATAATCAATTATATTCACACAACCTGGACCCAGATAAGCAGAGGAAAATGGATGGGTTATCCAATgaaaaattaatgaattaagttaaatcattttttgccAGGAATCATCATTTGCGACTAATGGGTGGATGAGTGGATGTAGCTGTAGCTAACAGCATCACCAACTAGCATTACTGTCCACTGCAGGCAAGAGaaaaaatgtaagacttttGAATAAATTTgatatatagacatatatatgtatatgtaaatatagatatatagatagttAAGACTTTGCAAGACCTGAAGCGAACAGTCTAGGGGAGTTGTTACACTGGCTAAAGGAcaccaaacatttaaaatacctATAATTAGCCTTTAAGATggtgaaaagaaggaaaaaagtacCATCATACGTGATAATACGAAATAAGTCAATGTGATGCAAAAATTGAAACTTGAAGTGGAAACACAATTTGCATGAGAAGGAACTGAGAGTGACCCCCACCTAAAGCACAGCGTCTCGAGGGAAACTTTAAACCCACATGTCGGAATTTCACCCTGATAACCCccaatttattttgcataaatcccTGAAAACTGCAACACAACATGTTCCACTGCTCACGGACGTTGAGCTCGAGTTCAATCTTAACTTTTGAAACAGCAGTCGACAAAACAGTCAATCAGTTCAGTTCAACCTCTGTTCTGGACCTTTCACACATCCCAGTATTAAAACGCtcagaaatatctcaacatctatACCTCCATGACAACTGGGTTTGTCGCTAGGAAAAATATGCATCTGCAAAACAGAAACAGCCCTgttcttgactttgttttgtaaaGAAATGGAGTTTTTCAAGGCTTTTTGGGGCGTTTTTAAGAAGTTAACCATACTGTTGCATGGTGGTAACACTATGTGGATCACTAGGATTTTTCCATAAAGAAAGtccatttttaaatgttggttGCTCACTGCCACTAACATGAGTCACTATTAAATAATATTGTACGTCCTCTGGCCCCAAACCACATAGAAACATTAAAGGCAGGAAACCACACCATACCCTTGTAGACAAATATGTGAATGACACTGTGGTCGGTGGCAGTAAATGAAGTAATTCACACAGCCATATAGCTTTTTACAATAAGAAATCACGCCACTCCTATTGCCAGCTGAAATGGATCAAAACAAGGAAAATGAAGTGGGTAGACGACTGATGAAGCTAATGAGTAAGCTCtagaaaaatagtttttttttgtcgttccatgtttttgaaaaacacatttttgtgtgaaaactCTTAAATGTTTCCATCAAGCTCCCACACGCGCAAAAAACATCCTCCTTTTAACCGAAAGTGTTTTAACACCTGAAACCGACATTTTGAAATGCGTTTTACATGTCAGTTGAACAAGGTATATATGACATACTTTCAAAGAAAATTATATAATAAGATCATTATGTGGCTTGTTCAAAGAAGAATAGCCTAATATTGGTTACAACTTTCACAACAAACTGAGTCACTTGTTGGCTCTGGGAGATGACTGTATACATCGACTTTGTCCTTTTAAAACTAAGCTGCCTGCATACTTAGCAGTTgtattttaaatctaaatcctGAGTAGACATGTACACAGCACTTTAGAATTCATGACCTATACAGAAATCAGGCCTCCAACCTTTACCAGCGTGTTTGGATAATGGTCACCAAgctggttttttttaaagtccaaaGTCCTGATTTAACACATAACAGACCTGCAGAGGAAGGAAAGGTAACGCTAACGCAAACACTGAGACAGGacaacatgcaaacacaatAATAACCTACTGTCAGCGTTTAAGGTGAGAAGCAGCCCTGCCAAGATGGACGCATGCAGGACGGTCCAGCAGGGGTAAGGCCTCATGATGGGAACACTCAGAAAACCTCCAGTCATCTCGCAGTCACAGCCAATCCAAGTGAGAAATGTCCCTCCGAGCACATCGTTTTATGGCTAAACAAAACCGAGAAGTGCTGAAGCCAAGGCAGGATTTAGTTAGCAACATGCTGCTTCCTCTTTCTACTCTCTGCTCGCTCCCTTCTACCTCTTTTCCTTTTACAGGAGGGGCTGTGAGCGCACTGGAGGGGAGTGAAGGTCGTGGGTGGTCTTGCTTCTCCAAATGTTTCAGGTCCAATGCAGTAAAACATCTCAGCTCaggggtcccccccccccagttttaGGCGCTGAACCCGGCTACAACCCTGCAATAGCAAAGATCTAATGCTCCACTGCAATCTTTCTCTCTCCCGTCACCTCTCTTTTCATTTCTGAGTCTTGTTTCAGTCTGTGCACCTTGACAGTGACATCATCATTTCTTGGCAGTGTCTGTGGTTCACCCTCTTCAAGCTgacttcctctcctctctccctttctttcaaCTTCACCGTCTGCCAGTCTTGCAAACGTGTGCGGCCTTCTGCACAGCAGTGCGGTTTCAGAGGATGCACAGTGCGCTGAAGGGGAGATGGGGATGATGTGGCCTCTTTAATGTCCactctgtttgcatgtgtgtgtgtgtgcctgtgtgcgtgtgtgcgtgtgtgcgtgtgtgtgcggttGCTAACATGGCAACATAATCAGCGTAGGGATTGCTTATCTGTCAATGAGTCAGCCTCATTCATGTTTTAAATAGATAAGATTGATTTGCATGATGGGAAAAGCAGGATCCACTGTGTTGGGGGCTTAAATGATAACTattctttttatctattttgtgTAAGTCCCTCAACTTGTGTCCCTTTAAAACTCTGGGAAAAATAATATGCATAGTGAAGGTTATGTATGTAAGTATCCAAATCTGAAGTCCTGTTTCTACACAGATAGAAGTGGGCTA
This region includes:
- the btla gene encoding LOW QUALITY PROTEIN: B- and T-lymphocyte attenuator (The sequence of the model RefSeq protein was modified relative to this genomic sequence to represent the inferred CDS: deleted 2 bases in 1 codon), whose amino-acid sequence is MTGGFLSVPIMRPYPCWTVLHASILAGLLLTLNADSKDSTCELEIRVHHGKVYEALLGEDLRIDCPVTFCNNSPPTVSWFKYETTKLSVPFDVSSSSHIKTEWTLSKPLEGMSYLIFQKILRNDSGEYQCRAGGSVSHNVNISVHGDGESNGTRNDPKTKTLYPGHGENLWVYMYFAAGIVPFVIIVIILSVLSMRGCKGKPKKELQTENQYMAIPMVEQPFPHASPQPSPRGTPSAPPSRRSTRKTTPPSQPHELPTPRDNEEEGSSVVYAALNHQLPAGAAARPPRRRQQETSEYAAIRVQDPSPSINYF